Proteins from a genomic interval of Rhizoctonia solani chromosome 12, complete sequence:
- a CDS encoding terpenoid cyclase: MALSLLGSLSKLDIEKTVGYIRKCRNFDGGFGPCEGGEAMLLKVNIYVCLGTLAILDKLDEVDQSTLGWWLAERQLPNGGLNGRPEKLEDVCYSFWVLSSLAIIRRLHWIDSEALTKFILSAQDPESGGIADRPGDMADVFHTVFGVAGLSLLGYPGLVDLDPVYCMPAAIIEKLGLRKDWRALPRRS, from the exons ATGGCCTTATCACTTCTCGGATCATTATCCAAACTCGATATTGAGAAGACTGTTGGGTACATACGAAAGTGTAGGAACTTCGATGGTGGCTTTGGCCCTTGCGAAGGCGGCGAAGCCATGCTGCTCAAGGTCAATA TCTATGTTTGTCTGGGAACGCTCGCTATATTAGACAAATTAGATGAGGTTGACCAGTCGACGCTGGGCTGGTGGCTTGCCGAACGTCAGTTACCGAATGGAGGGCTGAATGGGCGACCAGAGAAACTAGAGGAT GTATGCTATAGCTTTTGGGTTCTATCATCACTCGCAATTATTCGCAGACTTCATTGGATTGATTCTGAGGCATTAACAAAGTTCATCCTGTCCGCTCAA GATCCAGAGAGTGGTGGGATAGCGGATCGACCAGGTGATATGGCCGATGTATTCCACACCGTCTTTGGGGTGGCTG GATTATCATTGCTCGGCTATCCTGGCCTTGTGGACCTTGATCCGGTGTATTGCATGCCCGCTGCAATTATTGAGAAGCTCGGCCTGCGTAAAGATTGGCGTGCATTGCCCAGGCGCTCCTGA
- a CDS encoding ubiquitin carboxyl-terminal hydrolase: MSAFTVHIKHGANTSLQLDPEQPPSVFKEAIYQVTGVPVDRMKVMIKGALLKQLEGVNPKAGQTFTVIGTAGPLPKPPSTPIDFFADMDERELASVSKTPVGLQNLGNTCYMNSTVQALRAIPELQTALDPVTGTPTTAQHRLAMALRETYKAMGKTTEGFPPLILLTNLRAVFPQFAEQTNAGHYAQQDAEECWSQMISAMKTQVPGLTNGSGSASKSFIEQYMVGEMRKVGIKEVCEQFNPALAYITLKKSLDETSRISRLPSNLTVHMVRFYWRRDINKKAKIMRKVKFPFEFDALDLLTDELREKIQPATRKLLEIEGDRLERRRARRKLKNKAISLPEAHPQRLMLVRAEKIQNQSPWQSTTTSRDIEDEATAREREKAAIDAVIDPEVRGDTGQPEREKAAIDAVIDPEVRGDTGAAVHALFELTAIVTHKGASADGGHYIGWEWYKFDDDKVSVVTREKISTLDGGGEDSTAYLLLYRAKPIY, encoded by the exons ATGTCTGCATTTACCGTTCATATAAAGCATGGGGCAAACACAAGCCTACAGCTTGATCCCGAGCAACCTCCTTCGGTTTTCAAAGAAGCAATCTATCAAGTGACCGGGGTTCCGGTCGACCGAATGAAGGTTATGATCAAAGGTGCTTTATTAAAG CAGTTGGAAGGTGTGAATCCAAAGGCC GGACAAACGTTTACTGTGATTGGGACGGCTGGGCCTCTGCCTAAACCACCCTCAACTCCG ATTGACTTTTTCGCAGATATGGACGAACGAGAACTTGCTAGTGTA TCAAAAACACCCGTCGGTTTGCAAAA TCTCGGAAACACTTGTTACATGAATTCTACAGTACAAGCTCTCCGAGCGATACCCGAACTACAAACCGCACTGGATCC AGTTACTGGAACCCCCACCACTGCTCAGCATCGCCTTGCCATGGCCTTACGAGAGACCTATAAGGCAATGGGAAAGACAACAGAGGGGTTCCCGCCTCTTATCCTGCTGACA AATCTGCGGGCCGTATTTCCGCAATTTGCAGAACAAACGAACGCTGGACATTATGCACAACAAG ACGCTGAAGAGTGTTGGAGCCAAATGATCAGTGCTATGAAGACACAAGTTCCTGGCTTAACCAACGGTTCTGGGTCAGCAAGCAAATCATTCATCGAACAGTACATGGTGGGCGAAATGCGAAAAGT tgGGATCAAAGAGGTTTGCGAACAATTCAATCCGGCTCTAGCATACATTACCTTGAAAAAGTCGTTGGATGAG ACGTCTCGTATCTCGAGGCTACCCTCAAACCTCACTGTCCATATGGTGAGATTTTACTGGCGCCGTGATATCAATAAGAAAGCGAAGATTATG CGTAAAGTCAAATTCCCATTTGAATTCGATGCACTTGACCTATTAACGGACGAACTTCGCGAAAAAATTCAGCCTGCGACCCGTAAATTACTAGAAATCGAAGGAGATAGGCTGGAGCGAAGGCGCGCCCGGCGCAAACTCAAAAATAAAGCAATCAGCCTTCCGGAAGCGCACCCCCAGAGACTAATGTTGGTTCGAGCGGAGAAAATCCAGAACCAGAGCCCATGGCAGTCGACGACCACGTCCCGGGATATCGAAGACGAAGCCACTGCAAGAGAACGGGAGAAAGCCGCCATCGATGCTGTCATTGATCCCGAGGTTCGCGGGGACACTGGGCAGCC AGAACGGGAGAAAGCCGCCATCGATGCTGTCATTGATCCCGAGGTTCGCGGGGACACTGGGGCAGCCGTTCACGCCTTATTTGAATTGACCG CCATTGTCACCCACAAAGGTGCTTCAGCGGATGGTGGCCACTATATTGGATGG GAGTGGTACAAGTTTGACGATGATAAAGTCTCAGTGGTAACCCGCGAGAAGATCTCGACTTTGGATGGGGGAGGGGAAGATAGCACCGCATATCTTCTTTTATACAG AGCAAAGCCCATCTACTAG
- a CDS encoding cysteine-rich Secretory family protein, whose product MSAPYCTRFFFFFLALATSIDAAPSSDSRQANAYLDAHNSFRAQHAADPLTWSTKLETKAQEWANGCRFKHGSTGENLAVGTGDFGAAAAVKLWTDEIGRVEEHHGTRMCSNTVSRRHNIFSR is encoded by the exons ATGTCCGCCCCTTATTGCACCcgctttttctttttctttttggcTCTTGCCACTAGCATCGATGCAGCACCATCTTCAGATTCCCGCCAGGCGAATGCGTATCTTGATGCGCACAATTCGTTCCGAGCTCAACACGCCGCTGACCCGCTAACATGGTCCACCAAACTCGAAACGAAAGCCCAAGAGTGGGCGAATGGGTGCAGGTTTAAACACGGTAGCACCGGGGAGAATTTAGCTGTCGGCACTGGAGACTTTGGCGCTGCCGCCGCCGTGAAGCTCTGGACTGACGAAATAG GTCGTGTGGAAGAGCACCACGGAACTCGGATGTGCAGTAACACGGTGTCCCGCAGGCACAATATATTCTCAAGGTAA
- a CDS encoding pectate lyase, producing MVSFTFAAVTAAVALFTQTAVAVPSPSVDANGTTSLSAPKVITGTFDGGLARFDRGKGACSGQKEGGDKDAVFLLESGATLKARAPATSTTNIVGGGAKGAEDKVIQHNGGGAVNIDSYCVQDFGKLYRSCGNCKTQYTRKVNISNVIAKNGKLLAGVNSNYKDVATFSKQWEGTLQTDLQPVQFLLREERLDDLLDVEPD from the exons ATGGTTTCATTCACTTTCGCCGCCGTCACTGCCGCAGTTGCTCTATTTACTCAGACTGCCGTGGCCGTCCCTTCTCCAAGCGTTGATGCCAATGGC ACTACGAGCTTGAGCGCCCCCAAGGTTATCACTGGCACCTTCGATG GTGGACTTGCCCGCTTTGATCGTGGCAAGGGCGCTTGCTCTGGCCAGAAGGAGGGAGGTGACAAGGATGCCGTATTCCTGCTCGAATCTGGtgccacactcaaggcaAGGGCCCCTGCAACATCTACAAC CAACATTGTTGGTGgtggtgccaagggtgccgaGGACAAGGTCATCCAACACAACGGCGGTG GAGCCGTCAACATCGACTCGTACTGCGTCCAAGACTTTGGAAAGCTCTACCGCTCGTGCGGCAACTGCAAGACTCAATACACTCGCAAAGTCAACATTAGCAATGTTATCGCGAAGAATGGCAAACTTCTTGCTGGTGTCAACTCAAACTACAAGGATGTCGCGACTTTCTCCAAG CAATGGGAAGGAACCCTCCAAACTGACCTCCAACCAGTACAATTCCTT CTGCGTGAAGAAAGATTAGACGACCTGTTGGATGTTGAGCCGGACTAA
- a CDS encoding Cellulase (glycosyl hydrolase family 5 protein), with product MTIEFYEDQLEGTNSADNVMRVLAREIERDGVHGVSTREREEPVDGSFGSSSDLQWGWGRVRGGLTTYNHFPESVKRNLSDLLFSEKGLGLSSYRYNLGGGGLGVSTPARAPETFYVSQGVYNWSADAQGLYFLKAAADRGVPQLTAFVNSGPRDFTTNGQSCGGLFKTGTEAGYGQYIADTLDHIINTLRIPVSYLSPFNEPDNSFGPVPCGQEGMQTNPNQRAASIAPNKETWMSEVCCSVGAADASDRKWSGGYDPTIRGGLHFATMMMQSFIVVQETHYDFGPYYQAVRMIGCSPLGNPSCVNSINTSGWQDGLIYYDPNYAQNGNFALYLTKHYWTMKHFGNFVKPGFVRHAVDGSNTRILAVESDTLLHFSLSTHTRPKQPSRSRSKTPRFASKRHTRTEHRQLRISVCWSTSALQWVVVVDSSSDIAHDLGVLQG from the exons ATGACTATTGAGTTCTACGAGGACCAGTTAGAAGGGACCAATAGTGCCGATAACGTTATGCGGGTGCTGGCCAGAGAGATTGAACGAGACGGTGTTCATGGCGTCAGCACTCGAGAGAGAGAAGAACCAGT CGACGGTTCTTTCGGCTCGAGCTCAGACCTTCAATGGGGTTGGGGGCGGGTGCGTGGTGGCCTAACGACTTACAACCATTTCCCCGAATCGGTGAAGCGGAACTTATCCGACCTGCTTTTCTCGGAGAAGGGCTTAGGTTTATCATCGTACCGGTACAATCTTGGAGGCGGAG GCCTGGGAGTAAGCACTCCTGCACGTGCCCCAGAGACATTCTACGTCAGTCAAGGAGTTTATAACTGGTCTGCTGATGCACAGGGGTTATACTTCCTCAAAGCAGCTGCCGATCGGGGAGTTCC CCAATTGACTGCCTTCGTCAACAGCGGGCCACGCGATTTTACCACGAATGGACAATCATGTGGTGGACTTTTCAAGACTGGCACCGAAGCCGGATATGGCCAGTATATTGCTGACACCCTTGATCATATTATCAACACTTTGCGCATTCCTGTCTCATATCTCAGTCCCTTCAACGAACCGGATAATAGCTTTGGACCTGTTCCCTGTGGCCAGGAAGGCATGCAAACCAACCCCAACCAACGCGCAGCG AGCATCGCGCCTAATAAAGAGACATGGATGTCG GAAGTTTGCTGCAGTGTCGGGGCAGCCGACGCATCAGACAGGAAATGGAGTGGGGGCTACGATCCAAC AATCCGTGGAGGCTTACATTTCGCTACCATGATGATGCAAAGCTTTATTGTTGTCCAGGAGACTCATTACGACTTTGGACCCTATTATCAAGCAGTACGCA TGATTGGTTGCTCTCCTCTTGGGAACCCATCTTGTGTCAATTCAATCAATACATCTGGTTGGCAG gatgggtTGATCTACTACGATCCAAATTACGCTCAAAATGGGAATTTTGCTCTCTACCTGACCAAGCACTACTGGACAATGAAGCATTTTGGGAATTTCGTCAAGC CCGGGTTCGTCCGACACGCCGTCGATGGGAGCAATACGAGAATATTGGCGGTCGAGTCTGACACGCTTTTACACTTCTCGCTATCAACCCATACACGACCCAAACAACCATCCCGGTCTCGTTCCAAGACACCTCGCTTCGCCTCCAAGCGACACACACGTACCGAACATCGGCAACTGAGGATTTCGGTCTGTTGGTCTACCAGTGCTCTCCAATGGGTCGTGGTCGTTGATTCTAGCTCCGACATCGCTCACGACCTGGGTGTTCTCCAAGGTTAA
- a CDS encoding major facilitator superfamily transporter: MSDDGAKPSQEIERTGSIDNGPNIAPAVDSQLEKKLVRKLDAVILPLTCALYLLAYLDRSNLGNARLQGLPEDVLGGDPTGAKFDWVSSMFYFSYILSQIPAVVTSKLFRPRIWIGCATIGWGLASTLQAAAFNFQGLLATRFFLGVFEAGFGPMIPLYYTFFYTKHEMGVRLSIWFGFAAVAGAFGGLIAYGVQHINSYLANWRILFLVEARYDEMAARRSKGFGNRAYESRWNEEEAGTLNKTHVIAALKDWRVYACGIIYFGVNIALASIGVFLPTIIKTFGYTNAKAQLLTVPPYAVAAVVMMGVSYMSDRTQNRGFFMASASAIGALGYLLLLVVQHNQSVRYFSIFLCCTGTYTTIGLAITWFAHNLGSESKKAAGIPLFMVIGQCGSVLGTHSYPASEGPHYIKGLALCCGFEFLGALMCLVLTISFRLENARRDRVYGPPEEGKVVDTRELADKLRNKSSVGYIAAAKDEFNAPRTTAKDEITPVELSPNNTTLQTTMGDQDKAHVANSNGSDGQDATSILRRMNATRTLQAVAQAVLAIPGITGGRLWTLWLEAWVLAMQYLRAYRDIHDDTPPSFTSTMSSIFSAFRPVAAPPPMKELFAGQPIEASVVLFPFFEYMSRNRVFRAMLAETIHPDPIKSQSRPTSPRLQTTRPPLGSPKNTGTPLGSPRLRPSSLIMAGRTASMASIVQKAHANAQLHQNVRCVPEFVSLASYILAHAGSTSSGAGREEAYAGLILDILEQCVADEGIMRAMCSPPTEGDSAVWLCRQVGLAYIIRLKQSSRYAEVALTSTQDRARTLDM; encoded by the exons ATGTCCGACGACGGGGCGAAACCATCCCAAGAAATCGAGCGCACCGGGTCGATCGACAATGGCCCCAATATTGCGCCAGCCGTTGACTCTCAGCTTGAGAAGAAACTGGTCAGAAAGTTGGACGCGGTGATTTTACCGCTCACATGTGCACTTTATCTCTTGGCCTATCTGGACCGGTCTAATCTTG GAAACGCTCGCCTTCAAGGTCTCCCCGAAGATGTTCTTGGGGGCGATCCGACGGGGGCCAAGTTCGACTGGGTTTCATCGATGTTTTACTTTTCgtatatcctttctcagaTCCCGGCCGTAGTAACTTCCAAGCTGTTCAGGCCTAGAATCTGGATTGGGTGTGCGACAATCGGATGGGGGCTAGCTTCTACTCTGCAA GCGGCAGCGTTCAACTTCCAAGGACTCCTTGCCACTCGATTCTTCCTTGGAGTATTCGAAGCGGGATTCGGACCGATGATTCCTCTATACTATACCTTTTTCTACACTAAGCATGAGATGGGTGTGAGGCTATCTATATGGTTTGGATTTGCGGCTGTCGCGGGGGCCTTTGGAGGATTGATCG CGTATGGCGTACAGCACATCAATTCCTACCTCGCAAATTGGAGGATTTTGTTTCTTGTAGAG GCCAGATACGACGAAATGGCTGCACGGCGCTCAAAAGGATTTGGCAATCGAGCGTATGAGTCGCGGTGGAATGAAGAAGAGGCAGGAACGCTCAACAA GACCCATGTAATAGCCGCTTTGAAGGATTGGAGG GTGTATGCGTGCGGAATCATATACTTTGGAGTGAATATCGCATTGGCCTCGATTGGTGTATTTTTACCTACGATTATCAAG ACTTTCGGATATA CCAACGCCAAGGCCCAACTTTTAA CTGTTCCCCCGTATGCTGTTGCGGCGGTCGTAATGATGGGAGTTTCCTACATGTCTGATCGGACCCAGAATCGTGGTTTCTTCATGGCGTCTGCATCTGCTATTGGCGCTCTTGGATATCT GTTGCTCCTTGTTGTTCAGCATAACCAGAGTGTCAGATACTTTTCAATATTTCTGTGTTGTACTGGAACGTATACGACTATAGGATTAGCTATCACTTGGT TCGCGCACAATCTTGGCTCTGAATCCAAGAAGGCGGCAGGAATACCATTGTTTATGGTTATTGGTCAATGCGG GTCTGTGCTTGGCACTCATTCGTACCCTGCGTCCGAGGGTCCTCACTATAT AAAAGGCCTAGCAC TATGTTGTGGATTCGAGTTCTTGGGTGCCTTGATGTGCCTCGTGCTTACA ATTTCATTCCGACTAGAAAATGCTCGACGGGACCGGGTATATGGTCCTCCAGAAGAAGGAAAAGTGGTGGATACGAGAGAACTAGCGGACAAG TTGCGCAATAAATCAAGTGTTGG CTATATTGCCGCTGCGAAGGACGAATTCAACGCCCCTCGAACTACTGCAAAAGATGAAATAACTCCCGTCGAGCTATCTCCCAATAATACTACGTTGCAAACGACAATGGGCGATCAGGACAAGGCTCATGTAGCTAACAGCAACGGAAGCGACGGGCAAGACGCCACAAGTATTCTTCGGCGTATGAATGCTACCAGGACATTACAAGCAGTTGCGCAAGCCGTGTTGGCCATTCCGGGGATTACGGGTGGGAGATTATGGACGTTATGGCTGGAGGCGTGGGTGTTAGCGATGCAGTATTTACG GGCATATCGCGATATACACGACGACACTCCTCCTTCGTTTACCTCTACCATGAGCTCTATTTTCTCCGCATTTCGCCCTGTTGCAGCGCCGCCACCTATGAAGGAGTTATTTGCAGGACAACCTATCGAAGCAAGCGTTGTCTTGTTCCCGTTTTTCGAGTACATGTCACGAAACCGAGTTTTTAGAGCCATGCTCGCCGAGACCATTCATCCCGACCCAATCAAATCTCAGTCTCGACCAACGTCTCCAAGACTTCAAACTACGCGTCCACCACTAGGAAGCCCCAAAAACACTGGTACACCTCTGGGTTCTCCTCGGTTACGTCCTTCCTCTTTAATCATGGCTGGGAGAACTGCTTCAATGGCCAGCATTGTTCAAAAGGCGCATGCCAATGCACAATTACATCAAAACGTCCGGTGTGTGCCTGAATTTGTATCATTGGCATCCTACATACTGGCCCACGCTGGGTCAACAAGTTCTGGGGCCGGTCGAGAGGAAGCATATGCGGGGTTGATTCTAGATATACTCGAGCAGTGCGTTGCAGATGAGGGCATCATGAGAGCAATGTGCAGTCCTCCAACCGAGGGGGATTCTGCTGTGTGGCTCTGCCGACAGGTGGGTCTAGCCTATATTATTCGCCTAAAGCAAAGCTCACGCTATGCAGAGGTTGCCCTTACTTCCACTCAGGATAGGGCCCGCACCCTTGATATGTAG
- a CDS encoding pre-mRNA-processing factor 17, which yields MLGGYESSDEEINAAENAADAFGIKRIEEPSSKRTRVDAEQVPQAQAAPDVLAEDPLAQTSLVLRPTDVQMNVNVPYEEMMRPVQGPENPFDKRRLANQNALAGHVEEEMMTEHAFRQQHLTHEILGYSANPSTDPNAPRFVGNIEGAEKNGFKTLDGIGTTKASRRELKRKRAGKGDLDVVDGDGEYIGPWAKWEGDDRGVAVPDGAAAPGEYDESDDEYEGAEAEAKKGKPKRSVARKQETSVFHGKDLVDYQGRTYMDPPIADAPHILGDAGSQDCFVPKECIHTWTGHTGAVSAIRLFPRTGHLLLSASMDTKVKLWDVYQQGNCLRTFMGHTKAVKDVTFSNDGRRFLSCGFDRAMKLWDTETGQCIKAFSNGKIPHVVKFHPDEDKQHIFLAGMSDKKIIQYDINTAEIIQEYDQHLGPVNSITFVDENRRFVTTSDDKTIRAWDYDIPVVIKYIAEPHMHSMPSVALHPTKKWFAAQSLDNQILVYSTDNFRQNRKKRFAGHTVAGYACQVNFSPDGRLVSSGDGQGNMVFWDWKTGRIRSRINKAHEKVVIAHEWLPHETSKVVTASWDGLIKLWD from the exons ATGCTGGGTGGTTACGAATCTTCAGATGAAGAGATCAACGCGGCCGAGAATGCGGCTGACGCATTTGGGATCAAGCGCATAGAAGAGCCGTCGTCCAAGCGCACGCGTGTTGATGCTGAACAAGTCCCGCAAGCCCAGGCTGCTCCCGATGTTTTGGCAGAA GACCCCCTAGCACAAACCTCTCTCGTGCTCCGACCAACAGATGTGCAGATGAATGTAAATGTCCCATACGAAGAAATGATGCGCCCCGTCCAAGGCCCGGAAAACCCATTCGACAAGCGTAGACTTGCCAACCAAAATGCACTGGCCGGCCATGTAGAGGAGGAAATGATGACCGAGCACGCGTTCCGACAACAACATCTGACACACGAAATTCTCGGATATTCAGCCAATCCTTCGACTGACCCCAATGCACCTCGCTTTGTGGGAAACATTGAAGGGGCAGAGAAGAACGGGTTCAAGACCCTCGATGGGATAGGCACCACCAAAGCTAGCCGACGAGAATTGAAGCGTAAACGAGCGGGAAAAGGGGACCTCGACGTTGTCGATGGTGACGGAGAGTATATTGGACCATGGGCCAAGTGGGAAGGCGATGACAGGGGCGTTGCTGTTCCCGATGGCGCCGCTGCTCCAGGCGAATATGATGAATCGGACGACGAGTACGAAGGCGCCGAGGCAGAGGCTaaaaaaggcaagcccaagAGGAGTGTGGCCCGCAAACAAGAGACGAGTGTCTTTCATGGAAAGGATTTGGTCGATTACCAGGGAAGAACCTACATGGATCCTCCCATTGCGGATGCACCACATATTTTGGGCGATGCTGGGTCCCAGGATTGTTTTGTTCCCAAAGAGTGTATTCATACCTGGACGGGACACACTGGCGCCGTGTCGGCCATTCGACTGTTCCCTCGCACTGGTCACCTGCTACTCAGTGCTAGTATGGACACCAAAGTCAAG CTTTGGGACGTTTACCAACAAGGCAACTGCCTGCGCACATTCATGGGCCACACTAAAGCCGTCAAAGATGTCACATTCTCCAATGACGGTCGCCGCTTCTTGAGCTGTGGGTTTGACAGGGCCATGAAACTGTGGGATACCGAAACAG GCCAATGTATCAAAGCATTCTCAAACGGCAAGATCCCACATGTCGTGAAATTCCACCCGGACGAAGATAAACAACACATTTTCCTGGCCGGAATGTCAGACAAAAAGATTATCCAA TACGACATCAACACCGCAGAAATCATCCAAGAATACGACCAGCACTTGGGACCCGTCAACTCGATTACATTCGTTGACGAAAACAGGCGGTTCGTCACTACTTCGGACGACAAGACCATCCGCGCGTGGGACTATGATATTCCGGTTGTCATCAAGTACATCGCGGAGCCTCACATGCATAGTATGCCTAGCGTAGCATTGCATCCTACTA AAAAATGGTTCGCGGCTCAATCCCTCGATAACCAAATTCTCGTCTATTCGACCGATAACTTTAGACAAAACCGCAAGAAACGATTCGCAGGACATACAGTCGCAGGATACGCCTGCCAAGTCAACTTTTCTCCCGACGGCCGGCTGGTCAGTTCCGGAGACGGACAGGGCAACATGGTATTCTGGGACTGGAAGACGGGGAGAATCAGGAGTCGGATTAATAAGGCTCATGAAAAAGTGGTTATCGCTCACGAGTGGTTGCCTCATGAGACTAGCAAGGTTGTGACCGCGAGTTGGGATGGGTTGATTAAGCTTTGG GATTGA